ATGTTAGCCAACCCTGATAATTTAGATGGGAGTCGTACTTATTTACTTGATGTTTTAAATAAACCAGAATTAAGAGATTTTTTTATTACTAATATTATGGAAAATTCTGACATAACCAAAGTTTTTCATAATGCTCAATATGATTTAAGATTTTTGGGGGAAACACAAGCTAAACAAGTAGTTTGTACTTTAGAATTAGCTAAAAAAATCCCTTATTATCTTTTACCAGTCTCAAGTCGTAGTCTTAAAAGTTTAACCGAATATCTAACTAATTTTAAACAACTCAATAAAGAAGAGCAAAAAAGTGATTGGGGAAGAAGACCTTTAACACCTAAACAATTAGCATATGCTCAAATGGATTGCATTTATTTACGAGAAATCTATTATAAGTTAAGGGATTTAGTGGCTAATCTTGAACCAGATCCTTTAAATGATAATCTAGAATTATTAGCTCAGAGATATCAAGAAATTGAAGAACAATGGCAATTATTGGATTCAGAAATAAATCATCTCAAAGAAAGGCTAAAAAAGGCTATGGTTATTCAAAATAAAGACCAAGTTCAATGTCTGAAATTATCATCTTATGAACGTAAAGTAGTTAAGGCTAATTTGCAAGAA
The window above is part of the Gloeocapsa sp. DLM2.Bin57 genome. Proteins encoded here:
- a CDS encoding 3'-5' exonuclease, with protein sequence MLYLTDETEIKEIILELSEVDILWLDTEVADYQTKNPRLSLIQMLANPDNLDGSRTYLLDVLNKPELRDFFITNIMENSDITKVFHNAQYDLRFLGETQAKQVVCTLELAKKIPYYLLPVSSRSLKSLTEYLTNFKQLNKEEQKSDWGRRPLTPKQLAYAQMDCIYLREIYYKLRDLVANLEPDPLNDNLELLAQRYQEIEEQWQLLDSEINHLKERLKKAMVIQNKDQVQCLKLSSYERKVVKANLQELVKLVNNKGLELDLMITLTKAMQTQLGQNLAEINVEIETTKVLALRTRNRE